Proteins from one Malaya genurostris strain Urasoe2022 chromosome 2, Malgen_1.1, whole genome shotgun sequence genomic window:
- the LOC131433037 gene encoding trypsin-2-like gives MRSVIIGLLMLSRDWSTVALGLMKQSSSKIVGGQEAKPGEFSYLVSIQWNFDNGSRAVHFCGGTIVNESWVLTAAHCKETTFEVGWLEVVAGKFNMQRVENSEQRRNVSAFLVHEDRAPGFVGPNDIALIRLDEPLNITDDVSIIALDRRKSPVYGYAILPGWGSISPTVEPIYPEKLHKVHLPVFPYDACLQYFPLFSPLEETNFCAGELSGTANACHKDSGGPLVQTIDGLDIQVGIVSWGAFPCTAYRSPTVITSVSAFGDWVRKTMRDFERQSKRRAWI, from the exons ATGCGTTCGGTGATTATAGGCCTGCTGATGCTTTCGAGAGACTGGAGCACAGTGGCACTCGGATTGATGAAACAGTCTAGCTCGAAAATTGTCGGTGGACAGGAAGCAAAACCCGGAGAATTTTCCTACTTGGTGTCGATTCAGTGGAATTTTGACAACGGTTCCCGAGCTGTTCATTTCTGTGGCGGCACAATCGTCAATGAATCGTGGGTTCTGACAGCGGCTCATTGTAAGGAAACCACCTTCGAGGTTGGCTGGCTTGAGGTTGTGGCAGGGAAGTTCAATATGCAGCGTGTGGAAAACTCTGAGCAACGGCGAAATGTGAGTGCTTTTTTAGTACACGAAGATCGCGCACCGGGCTTTGTGGGCCCGAACGACATCGCTTTG ATTAGGCTTGATGAACCGTTGAATATAACGGATGATGTTTCCATTATTGCGTTGGATCGCAGAAAATCGCCGGTATACGGATATGCTATTCTACCCGGGTGGGGATCAATTTCGCCTACCGTTGAGCCAATATATCCGGAAAAATTGCACAAAGTCCACCTACCTGTTTTTCCGTACGACGCGTGCTTGCAATATTTTCCCTTGTTTAGTCCACTAGAGGAAACCAACTTCTGTGCCGGTGAGCTCAGCGGAACGGCAAATGCCTGCCACAAAGACTCGGGAGGACCACTAGTGCAGACGATTGATGGCCTCGACATTCAAGTCGGAATAGTCTCCTGGGGAGCTTTTCCGTGTACAGCATATCGTAGTCCAACTGTGATTACCTCGGTTAGTGCTTTTGGGGATTGGGTTCGGAAGACGATGAGAGACTTCGAAAGACAATCAAAGCGGCGTGCAtggatttga